The nucleotide window CATTGATAAAAGTGAACGAGCCAGCGTAGGAAAAACACGGAGACTCCCATGGGAAAGCGCAGTGGGAAGACTCCGCAGAAAAAAGCGAATTTCTTTTTTCGAGAAGGCTGAGCTCGTGGCCCACGGAAAGTGTCGTGTTCTTCCGTAGCGTTTATCATCAAGTACATCTATTTGTCAATCATATGTTTTAGTATTGATCCCTTTCTCATTGGTTTTGTTCGGCATATCGCCCCCCTTTATTTTTCATATACTATTGTACTGAAAAGTTAACCAAAGGGGGAGTAACCTGCCTTGTAACTTCGAACCCACTCAGTAACACCTCTCCATTGGTCTAATTCACAACAGTATCTTTCTTATTTTTCCATACAATAATGCCATCTAAAGCTGCTACATCTTGTCCCTCTTCAAACACCCATAACGGATTTATATCCATCTCCTGAATGTGTCCGTTGTGGGTAGATGCATATTGAGAAATGCGGGCAAGCGTTTCTGCGAGCGCGGGAATATCCCGGCGACTTCCACCTCTGATCCCTTCAAGAAGCGGATAACCTTTTAGTTCTTTTAACATGTCGGATGCTTCTTCGGCATCGATGGGAGCATGTCGAATGGATATATCTTGCAATACTTCTACAAATATGCCTCCGAGTCCACACACAATCAGCGGACCGAATTGAGGATCTTCTTTAACCCCGATGAACATCTCAACGCTTTCATCTTGCAACATTTCCTCGGCAAGAATGCCATCGATATCCGCATCAGGATTATATGCGCGTAAAGAGGAGGCGATGGATTCATAAGCATCTTCCAGTTCGACGGCGTTTTTGATGTTTACTTTGACACTGCCAGCGTCCGTTTTATGCAAAACATCCTTGGAAATTCCTTTACAGACCACCGGATATGGAACGTTCGCTTTTACTTTCTGCAAGTGTTCGCGATCTTTAATAAGCGTTCCTTGCGGAATCCTTATTCCTAAAGAAAAGAGTTCCTTTTTGACACGAACTTCGGTCCATATACCGGTCGGATCGTCACGCTCTTCAATGGCAGGAAGTTCAAACGGATCCTTCTCTTCTTTCAGGCAAAATCGAGAGAAGTCTGCCAAATGTTTGACCGCAAACATCGTTTTATAAGAGGTTTTATAAACAGGTACACTCGCTTTTTCCAGGATCGCTCGTCCCTCACCCGTTATTTCCGTCGTTCCCGTAATCGTAACAACGATAGGTTTTTCGGTTGTCTTATCAATTTCGGCGATTTTTTCGCATATGTTCTGGCCTAGCTCTCCCCCAAATGTTGTTTGGACAACGATGACATTTACCTCGTCCTCGTTGATCAAAACCTCGAGGGTATCTGTGAGAATATGTTGCTCTTTTAAAGCCTGGGCTGTTATATCAATCGGATTTAGTGCAGATCCGTAGGACGGGATAATTTCCTCTACTTTCGCTTGCGTTTCATTTGGCAAACGGACGAGCTCCAATCCGAGTGGTTCACTGTAATCGGCCATAGCAATGCCTGCCGCCCCGGAATTGGAAATAGTTACTACATTATTTCCATTTGTTTGTTTGCCGCGAGAAAAAACTTTCATTAGATCGATCATGTCATCGACATCATTTGCAACCACCAAGCCATATTGCTTTGCAATCGCTTGGAACGTTTCATCGGATCCCGTTAATGAAGCAGTATGAGACATCGCTGCTTTCCGGCCAATTTCCGAGCGACCGGCTTTTAACATAATGAGCGGTTTCTTTAACGCTTTTGCCCTCTTCGCCAAACGGATCAACATTTCGCCATCAGGAATTCCTTCCAAATAACCAGCCACCACATCCGTGCCATCATCTTCAAGCATATAATCGATACAATCCAATGTATGAATATCCATCTGATTACCTGTATTAATAACATGGGAAAAGCCGATATTTTCCTCCTGAGCCAATCCGAATAGGGAGAATCCAAGGGCACCGCTTTGAGATGCGAAACCTACGTTTCCGGAAAGAAAACCTTCCTCTGTTTCAAACGAAGTGGAGAACCCGAGTGGAATGCTTGTCCTCACATTTAACAAGCCGATACAGTTAGGGCCTAAAATCGTGATCCCCGCTTTTTTCGCTTTCTCCAGCACTTCCGCTTGTAATCGTTCACCATCTTCGCCGGTTTCCGCAAAACCTGAACCGAAAAGAATCACACTGCGAACTTGTTTTTGCTCACATTCGGAGAGAATCTGCATCATTCTTTTGGAAGAAACAGCAATTAAAGCAACGTCAATTTTGCCGGGGACATCGAGAAGACTTGGAAAACAAGTAAATCCTTCTATCTCCTCATATTTC belongs to Salicibibacter cibi and includes:
- a CDS encoding acetate--CoA ligase family protein, yielding MSKREAIERLLNPGSIAIVGVSKDFTSISGKPMKNLIRHQFEGDIYPVNPKYEEIEGFTCFPSLLDVPGKIDVALIAVSSKRMMQILSECEQKQVRSVILFGSGFAETGEDGERLQAEVLEKAKKAGITILGPNCIGLLNVRTSIPLGFSTSFETEEGFLSGNVGFASQSGALGFSLFGLAQEENIGFSHVINTGNQMDIHTLDCIDYMLEDDGTDVVAGYLEGIPDGEMLIRLAKRAKALKKPLIMLKAGRSEIGRKAAMSHTASLTGSDETFQAIAKQYGLVVANDVDDMIDLMKVFSRGKQTNGNNVVTISNSGAAGIAMADYSEPLGLELVRLPNETQAKVEEIIPSYGSALNPIDITAQALKEQHILTDTLEVLINEDEVNVIVVQTTFGGELGQNICEKIAEIDKTTEKPIVVTITGTTEITGEGRAILEKASVPVYKTSYKTMFAVKHLADFSRFCLKEEKDPFELPAIEERDDPTGIWTEVRVKKELFSLGIRIPQGTLIKDREHLQKVKANVPYPVVCKGISKDVLHKTDAGSVKVNIKNAVELEDAYESIASSLRAYNPDADIDGILAEEMLQDESVEMFIGVKEDPQFGPLIVCGLGGIFVEVLQDISIRHAPIDAEEASDMLKELKGYPLLEGIRGGSRRDIPALAETLARISQYASTHNGHIQEMDINPLWVFEEGQDVAALDGIIVWKNKKDTVVN